The DNA sequence ACTGGATGCGCGCTCGTCAGTCGCAGCTGGAGTCCGAGCTGCTCGGCGACGTCTCACCCCTGCTGCCCATCTGCACCGACGGCGCGAGCGACTCCGCGTCGTTCGACGAGGTCCTCGAGCTCCTGACCCTCACCGGTCGGAGCCTGCCCCACGCGATCATGATGATGGTGCCGGAGGCCTACGAGAAGCAGTCGGACATCTCGCCCGAGCTGCGTGCCTTCTACGAGTACCACTCCAACCAGATGGAGCCCTGGGACGGCCCCGCCGCCCTCATCTTCACCGACGGCACGCTCGTCGGAGCGACCCTCGACCGCAACGGACTGCGCCCGGGACGCTGGACCGAGACGACCGACGGTCTGATCGTCATCGGCTCCGAGACCGGAGTGCTCACCTTCGAGCCCGAGCGCATCAAGCGCCGCGGACGCCTGCAGCCCGGCAAGATGTTCCTCGTCGACACCGCGCAGCAGCGCATCATCGAGGACGAGGAGATCAAGCACGACCTCGCCACGATGCACCCGTGGCAGGAATGGCTGGATGCCGGAGCCGTCCGCCTCGCGGACCTCCCGGAGCGGGAGCACATCGTGCATCCGCCGGCATCGATCACCCGTCGCCAGCGCACCTTCGGCTACACGGAGGAAGAGGTCCGCGTCCTCCTCACTCCGATGGGCCAGCACGGCGTCGAGCCGCTGGGCGCGATGGGATCCGACACGCCGATCGCGGTGCTGAGCAAGCGTCCGCGTCTGCTCTTCGACTACTTCACGCAGCAGTTCGCGCAGGTGACCAACCCGCCGCTCGACTCGATCCGCGAAGAGGTCGTCACGAGCCTCAAGCTCGGTCTCGGCCCCGAGAGCAACCTGCTCAGCTGGGGTCCCGACCACACGCGTACGGTGTCGCTCGACTTCCCGGTCATCGACAACGACGAGCTCGCGAAGATCCGCCACATCGACAAGGCGCTGCCCGACCGCTCGAGCGTGACGATCAAGGGCCTGTACCACTTCGACGTCGGTTCCAACACGCTCGAGAAGCGTCTCACCGAGATGTGCGACGAGGTCGACGAGGCGATCGCGAGCGGCGCGGAGTTCATCATCCTGTCCGACCGCGATTCGAACAAGGACCTCACGCCGATCCCGTCGCTCCTCATGGTCTCGGCAGTGCACCACCACCTGATCCGCCGCGAGAATCGCATGAAGGTCGGTCTGATCGTCGAAGCCGGCGACGTGCGCGAGGTCCACCACGTGGCCACCCTCATCGGCTACGGCGCCTCGGCCATCAACCCCTATCTCGCGATGGAGACGGTCGAGCACCTCGTCCGCACCGGATACATCACCGGCATCAGCCCCGAGAAGGCCGTCAAGAACCTGATCTACGCGCTCGGCAAGGGCGTGCTGAAGATCATGTCGAAGATGGGCATCTCGACCGTGTCGTCGTACGCTGGCGCGCAGGTCTTCGAGGCGGTCGGGCTGAGCGAGGAGTTCATCGACAAGTACTTCACGCGCACGGAGTCGAAGCTCGGCGGAATCGGCATCGAGGAGATCTTCGCCGAGAACCAGGCCCGTCACGACTACGCCTATCCCGAGGATGCCGCGGCTCGCGCCCACGAGCGGCTCTGGAGCGGCGGCGAGTACCAGTGGCGTCGCGACGGCTCGCCGCACCTCTTCAACCCGGAGACGGTGTTCAAGCTGCAGCACTCCACGCGTGAGCGTCGGTACGACATCTTCCGTCAGTACACCAGGCTCGTCGACGATCAGGCCGCCGAGCTGAAGACGCTGCGCGGTCTGTTCGCCCTGCGCACCGGCACACGCAAGCCGGTGCCGATCGACGAGGTCGAGCCCGTCTCGGCGATCGTCAAGCGCTTCTCGACCGGAGCGATGAGCTACGGCTCGATCTCCAAGGAAGCCCACGAGACCCTCGCGATCGCGATGAACCGCCTCGGCGGCAAGTCGAACACGGGCGAGGGCGGCGAAGACGTCGACCGGCTCATGGATCCCGAGCGCCGCAGCGCGATCAAGCAGGTCGCCTCCGGACGCTTCGGCGTCACGAGCCTCTACCTCACCGAGGCGGACGACATCCAGATCAAGCTCGCGCAGGGCGCCAAGCCCGGTGAGGGCGGACAGCTGCCGCCGCAGAAGGTGTATCCGTGGGTGGCTCGCACCCGCGGCGGGACGCCGGGCGTCGGGCTCATCTCGCCGCCCCCTCACCATGACATCTACTCGATCGAAGACCTCAAGCAGCTGATCTTCGACCTGAAGCGGGCTAACCCCGAGGCGCGCATCCACACCAAGCTCGTGAGCCAGTCCGGCATCGGCGCGGTGTCGGCGGGCGTGGCGAAGGCGCTCAGCGACGTCATCCTCGTCTCGGGTCATGACGGAGGGACGGGCGCGAGCCCGATGAACTCGCTCAAGCACGCGGGTACGCCCTGGGAGCTCGGCCTGGCCGAGACGCAGCAGACCCTCATGCTGAACGGCATGCGCGACCGCGTGGTCGTGCAGGTCGACGGGCAGCTGAAGACCGGTCGCGACGTCATCATCGGCGCTCTGCTGGGCGCCGAGGAGTTCGGCTTCGCCACAGCCCCGCTCGTCGTGAGCGGCTGCATCATGATGCGCGTGTGTCACCTCGACACGTGCCCCGTGGGCGTCGCGACGCAGAATCCCGTGCTGCGCGAGCGGTTCACCGGCAAGCCCGAGTTCGTCGTCAACTTCATGGAGTTCATCGCGGAAGAGGTGCGTGAGATCCTCGCCGAGCTCGGCTTCCGCTCGCTCGACGAGATCATCGGACGCGCCGAGCTGCTCGAGGTCGACGCGGCCGTCGAGCACTGGAAGGCGGAGGGTCTCGACCTGAGCCCGGTGCTCGAGGGTCCGGCGTTCCCTGCGAGCGAGCCGCGCCGCAGCCGCCGCACGCAGGATCACGAGCTCGACAAGCACTTCGACGTACAGCTGATCGACATCGCGGGACCCGCTCTGCTGAACGGCGAGCCCGTGGTGGCCGAACTGCCCATCGCGAACACCGAGCGCGCGGTCGGCACGATGCTCGGCCACCAGGTCACGTCCCGCCACGGCGCCGACGGACTGCCGCGCGGAACGATCGACGTCACGCTGCACGGCACGGCCGGTCAGTCCCTCGGAGCATTCCTGCCGTCGGGTATCGTGCTCCGTCTCGAGGGAGACGCGAACGACTATGTCGGCAAGGGCCTCTCCGGCGGCGACATCACGATCCGCCCGCCGCGCGGGTCGAGGATCGCGCCGCACGAGAACGTGATCGCGGGCAACGTCATCGGCTACGGCGCCACCGCAGGGACCATGTTCCTGTCCGGTGTCGTCGGCGAGCGGTTCCTGGTGCGCAACTCCGGTGCGACGGCCGTCGTCGAGGGCGTCGGAGACCACGCGCTCGAGTACATGACGGGCGGCGTCGCGGTGATCCTCGGTACGACGGGGCGGAACCTCGGTGCCGGCATGTCCGGAGGAGTGGCGTACATCCGGTCGCTCGACACCGGCAAGATCAACGCGCAGTCCCTCGGCAGCGGCGAGCTGCTGCTCGAGCCCCTCGACCGGGCCGATCTCGAGGTGCTGCGCAGCCTGATCGCCGAGCACGTGGAGCGCACGGCATCGCCGCTCGGCTCCGACATCCTGGCGCGGTTCGACGAGATCGCCGGCCAGTTCACGAAGGTGCTCCCGCGTGACTACGCCGCGGTGCGGAGCATGCGCGAGGAAGCAGTCGCCGAGGGCATCGACCCTGACGGCGACGTCGTCTGGAACCGGATCCTGGAGGTGACCGGTGGCTGATCCCAAGGGTTTTCTGAAGGTCACGGAGCGCGAGGTGCCCGCGCGGCGCCCCGTCCCCGTGCGCATCATGGACTGGAAAGAGGTCTATGAGGCGGGCGATCAGGCGGTGCTCAAGCGCCAGGCCGGCCGCTGCATGGACTGCGGCGTGCCGTTCTGCCATCAGGGCTGCCCGCTCGGCAACCTGATCCCGGAGTGGAACGACCTCACGTGGCGCGGCGAGGGTCGCGCGGCCATCGATCGCCTGCACGCGACGAACAACTTCCCGGAGTTCACGGGCCGTCTGTGCCCTGCGCCCTGCGAGAGCTCGTGCGTGCTGGGGATCAACCAGCCCGCGGTGACGATCAAGCAGATCGAGGTCTCGATCATCGACGAGGCCTTCGCCAAGGGCTGGGTCGAGCCGCAGCCGCCCGCGCGCCTCACCGGCAAGACGGTCGCCGTCGTCGGATCGGGCCCCGCGGGGCTCGCCGCTGCGCAGCAGCTCACCCGCGCCGGACACACGGTCGCGGTCTTCGAGCGCGACGACCGCATCGGCGGCCTGCTCCGCTACGGCATCCCCGACTTCAAGATGGAGAAGGGACAGTTGGAGGCCCGTCTGCGTCAGATGCAGGAGGAGGGCACCCGCTTCCGCGCCGGCGTCGAGATCGGCAAGGACATCTCGTGGGCCGACCTGCGGGCCCGCTACGACGCGGTCGTGATCGCCACCGGCGCGACGGTTCCCCGTGACCTCGCGATCCCCGGACGCGACCTCGACGGCGTGCACTTCGCCATGGAGTACCTCGTCGAGTCCAACCACGCGGTCGCCGGCGACAAGGTCCCCGAGCAGATCACGGCCGAGGGCAAGCACGTCATCGTCATCGGCGGCGGTGACACCGGTGCGGACTGCATCGGCACCGCGCACCGGCAGGGCGCTCTCAGCGTGACCAACCTCGCGATCGGCGTGCAGCCGGGCACCGAGCGCCCCGCGCACCAGCCTTGGCCTATGATGCCGACGATCTTCGAGGTCTCGTCCGCGCACGAGGAGGGCGGTGAGCGCGTCTTCCTCGCGTCGACCGTCGAGTTCCTCGCGAACGAGGTCGGCGAGGTCCGCGCGCTGCGCGTGGCCGAGACGGAGTACGTCGACGGTCGTCGCGTACCCAAGAGCGGCACCGAGCGCGAGATCCCCGCGGACCTGGTGCTCATCGCCATGGGCTTCACCGGGCCCGAGCAGGACGGCTACACGGACGACACCCGCCCGCAGCTGACCGACCGGGGAGCGTTCCAGCGCGACGAGGGCTACGAGTCCAGCATCCCCGGCGTGTTCGTCGCCGGCGATGCGGGTCGTGGCCAGTCGCTCATCGTATGGGCGATCGCCGAGGGCCGTGCGGCCGCGGCGAACGTCGACCGCTTCCTGATGGGCGAGACCGTGCTGCCGGAGCCGGTGGGCCCGCATCAGGTCGCGATCGGTCTCGCTCACGCGTAGGCTGAGCCAGGCACCGTCGCCCGATTTTTATCCCCCTTCCCCCTGGAGAATCTGTTGAGACGCGCGAAAATCGTCGCCACCCTGGGCCCCGCAACTTCCACCTATGAGACCGTGCGTGCACTCATCGACGCCGGCGTGGACGTCGCCCGCCTGAACCTCAGCCACGGCGACTACTCCGTGCACGAGAACAACTACGCCAACGTGCGTCGTGCCGCGGAGGACGCCGGTCGTGCCGTCGCGATCCTCGTCGACCTGCAGGGTCCGAAGATCCGTCTCGGCCGCTTCGAGGACGGCCCCTACGAGCTCGCGGTGGGCGACACGTTCAAGATCACCACCGAGGACATCATCGGGAACCGCGAGATCTGCGGCACGACCTTCAAGGGCCTGCCTCAGGACGTGAAGCCCGGAGACTTCCTGCTCATCGACGACGGCAAGGTCCGGGTCGAGGTCGTCGACACCGACGGTGTCACCGTCACGACCCGTGTCGTGGTCGCCGGAGCGGTCTCGAACAACAAGGGCATCAACCTGCCCGGCGTCGCGGTCAACGTCCCCGCGCTCAGCGAGAAGGACGAGGACGACCTTCGTTGGGGCCTGCGCACCGGCGCCGACCTCATCGCCCTGTCGTTCGTGCGCAACGCCGCCGACGTCACCCGAGTGCACGAGATCATGGCGGAGGAGGGCGTCCGCGTCCCCGTCATCGCCAAGGTCGAGAAGCCGCAGGCGGTCGACGCGCTCGAGGAGATCGTGGACGCATTCGACGCCATCATGGTCGCCCGTGGCGACCTGGGCGTCGAGCTTCCCCTCGAGGCGGTGCCGATCGTGCAGAAGCGCGCCGTCGAGCTCGCCCGCCGCATGGCCAAGCCGGTCATCGTCGCGACGCAGATGCTCGAGTCGATGATCAACAGCCCCGTGCCCACGCGTGCCGAGACCTCCGACGTCGCGAACGCCGTGCTCGACGGCGCGGATGCCGTGATGCTCTCGGGCGAGACCAGTGTCGGCGACTACCCTGTGGTCGTCGTCGAGACCATGGCTCGCATCATCGAGTCCACCGAGGAGCACGGTCTCGAGCGCATCGCTCCGCTCACGGCCAAGCCCCGCACGCAGGGTGGTGCGATCACGCTCGCGGCCCTCGAGGTCGCGGAGTTCGTCGACGCCAAGTTCCTGTGCGTCTTCACGCAGTCGGGCGACTCGGCTCGTCGCCTGTCGCGGCTGCGCTCGCGCATCCCGATGCTGGCCTTCACCCCCGAGCCCGACATCCGGCGCCGCATGGCGCTCACCTGGGGCATCCAGTCGACGCTCGTCGACATGGTGCAGCACACCGACCTCATGTACCTGCAGGTCGACGACTACCTCCTCTCCCACGGCCTCGCCGAAGAGGGCGACAAGGTCGTCGTGATCTCCGGATCCCCTCCCGGGATCGTCGGGTCGACCAACGACATCCGCGTGCACAAGGTCGGAGACGCCGTCAACGGCGCGGCTCCGATCTACAAGGAAGCCACGGTCTGACCGCATCGATCGGTCGAGAAGGGGCGGGACTGCGGTCCCGCCCCTTCGTCGTCCGTGAACGCAGGGTGCCGTTGTCAAGGCTTCGCGGCCCGACGCGCGCGGGGCTAGCCTGAAGGGTATGAGCACAGCCCGCCAGCGGGTCGTCATCGGTGGGCAGGCGCTCCGGTTCGAGACGTGCGGCCCCGCCTCCGAGCAGACGTACGTCCTCGTCCACGGCATCGGCATGTCGCACCGGTACTTCGCGCCGTTGCGCGACGCACTCAGTCGGAGCGGTCGTGTGGTGACCGTGGACCTCCCCGGTTTCGGTGGGCTTCCGATGCCGCGCGACGATCTCGACGTCCCGGCGATGGGCTGCATCCTCGCGGGCGCGCTCCGCGCTCTCGATCTGAGCCGAGTCGTGCTCGTCGGGCATTCGATGGGCGTGCAGTGGGCGCTGGAGGCGGCACGGGCGGATCCCACGCGTGTGGAGGGCCTCGTCCTGATCGGCCCGGTGGTCGACGCAGCGCATCGCTCGCTCCTCGCGCAAGCCGCCGCCCTCGCCGTCGACACCGTTCGAGAGGCCCCGGCCCCCAACGCCCTCGTCTTCTCCGACTACCTGCGCTGCGGACCCCGCTGGTACCTCACGCAGGCCCGCCACATGACGTCGTACGACACAGAGGCGGCCGTCGTCCGAGCGACGCAGCCGACGCTGCTGGTACGCGGAAACCGGGACCCCGTCGCCGGAGAGCAGTGGGTCCGGCGACTGCGCGCCGCCGCGGGTGACGCTCAGCTCGTCGAGATCGCCGACCAGCCGCACAACGTGCAGTACTCCGCCGCGTTGGCGGTCGCGGACGCCATCGAGCGCTTCGCACGGCCCCTGGGCGGGCTCGTGGCGCCTGAGAGGCCCGTCAAGGGGAGGGCGACATCGACGCGCTGAAGCGGCTGGCATGGTGGATCGCCGACTACGCGTACGCGGTGGTCTGGCAGGTGCGCGCCGCCCTCGACCGCACCGATCCGCGCGGTTTCACCGACGGCTCGGGTGTGCCGATCGTGATCCTGCCCGGCGTCTACGAGACGTGGCGCTTCATGCAGCCGATGATCGCCGCCCTGCACGGGAGAGGACACCCCGTCCACGTGCTCGACGCGTGGAGGCACAACAGGCGGCCAGTGGCCGATGCGGCCGAGATCCTGACCCGATTCCTGGAGGACAACGCGATGACCGACGTCGTCCTGGTCGCGCACAGCAAGGGGGGACTGGCGGGGAAGACAGCGATGACCGGTCGTGCGGGTTCTCGGATCCGCGGCATGGTCGCCGTCTCGACGCCCTTCCGCGGTTCCCGTTACGCCCGATGGATGCCGGTGCGCGGCCTCCGCGCGCTCGCCCCCACTCACCCGTCGATCCTCGCGCTCGCGCGTCACCTCGACGTGGACTCGCGGATCGTCTCGGTCTATCCCCGGTTCGACCCGCACATCCCCGAGGGGAGCGAGCTCGTCGGCGCGCTCCGGAACGTGCGGCTCGACACCGGCGGGCATTTCCGGGTGCTGGCGGATCCGCGCGTGATCGCGGAGATCGCAGCCATGGCTGAACGCTGACGGATGCCGATCACCGACAGGTCGAGGCCGGCGGATCGCCTGCACTGACCGCCGCCAGCCAGACGAGCATGTCCGGCAACGAGGCGTATGCCGCGAGTCCATGGTTCACGCCGGAATAGCGGTGGAAGCTCACCCTCGTGTCCTGCGCGCACAGGAGGGCCACGTAGTCATCGGTCGCCGAGGGCTTCACGAGCTCGTCGGCGAGCCCCTGACCCACGAACACCGGGACACGGATCGGGGACGAGCCCGCACTGTTCTCGTGGAGAAGCGTCTTCCACGGCTCGGTGGTGGCGGGATCACCCGTCACGTAGCGTCCGATGAGCGGATCCGCGATCGCGTGGATCTCCTCGTTCTGCGACAGGAGGCACATCTCGGCCATCTGCGGCGTGGCCGACGCCCCGCCGGGAGTGAGGATCGCCGCCAGCTCACCGGCGTCGTATCGCTCGGAGTACGCGTCTTCGTAGGCGGGGATGGCGTACGAGGCGATCGTGACCCCGGACACGTTCACGATGTCGTCGCTCATGAGCTCCGTGAGATCGGCTGCGGGAGCCGCGACCGCCACACCGCGCACCGTCAGTTCGGGGGCGTACTCATCGGCTCGTTCCGCGGCGAACAGCACGGCCTGCCCACCCTGCGAGTGCCCCCACAGGATCACGTCCGTCCCGATGCGGGCGGCGTCGATCGCATGCGCCGCCCGAACCGCGTCGAGCACGCTGTTCGCCTCGGGAATGCCGAGCAGGTAGGAGGATGCGGCGGGGACGCCGAGTCCGGGATAGTCCGCAGCGACCACGGCGTAGCCCTCCAGCAGGAACTCATGCAGACCCTCGATGAGCTGGAAGGGATCGACATCGAGCGACGGCGCGCACTGCGTCGCGGCTCCTGTCGTCGGGTGACCCCAGGCGATGACCGGACGTCCGTCCACGGGTGCTGGTGCGTCCGGCACGATGACGACGGCCGAGGCGGCCACGTCAGACCCCGCGAGATCACGCGTGCGGTAGATGACCCGCCACGCCGACGAGCCCAGCGGGGCGCTGTCGATGCCCTCGACGCGCACGATCGATCCCGGCGCTCCGGGCGGCAGCGGATGAGGGACTCGATAGAACGTCCGGTCGCCGACGAGGTCGGCCTCTCCCTCGATGTGGCGACGGATCGCGTCAACGGCGAGGACGCTTCCGATCACCATTATGAGCAGCACGGCGATGACGAGGCCTCGCCGACGATGTCTGGTGCGTCTCCAGATGTCGGCGGATGGGCGATCACGCATGGACCCTGTCTAACGCATACGCGCCTCAGAACACAGAGCCCCCCGCACGATGCGCGACCCGCGTGGTGCCGGCGGTGGGACTCGAACCCACACGCCCTCTCGGACAAAGCATTTTGAGTGCTCCGCGTCTGCCATTCCGCCACGCCGGCCCGTGTGTCGCGTCTACGACTGTATCGCAGCCCGCCTGCACAGACGTGCGACCTTCGGGGTCGCTCGGGTGACTCTCCACTAGGATGGAGGGCGTGACAGAGCAAGAACAGCCTGAGCAGCCCACGGCATCTGCCCCCCGACGCGTCGTCGTCGCCGAGGACGAGTCGCTGATCCGTCTCGACATCGTCGAGATCCTCCGCGACAACGGCTTCGATGTCGTCGGCGAGGCCGGAGACGGTGAGACGGCCGTGGCTCTCGCCACCGAGCTGCGCCCCGACCTCGTCATCATGGACGTGAAGATGCCCCAGCTCGACGGCATCAGCGCTGCCGAGAAGCTGCACAAGGGCAACATCGCCCCGGTGGTCCTGCTCACCGCCTTCAGTCAGAAGGAACTCGTGGAGCGCGCGAGCGAGGCCGGCGCGCTGGCGTACGTCGTGAAGCCGTTCACGCCGAACGACCTGCTTCCCGCCATCGAGATCGCTCTCGCTCGTCACGAGCAGATCATCACGCTCGAGGCCGAGGTCGCCGACATGGTCGAGCGCTTCGAGACGCGCAAGCTCGTCGATCGGGCGAAGGGTCTCCTGAACGAGAAGATGGGTCTCTCCGAGCCCGAGGCCTTCCGGTGGATCCAGAAGGCCTCGATGGATCGTCGCCTCACGATGCAGGACGTCGCGAAGGCGATCATCGAGCAGCTCGCTCCGAAGAAGTAGACGGTGCTCCGGCTCGACGCGGACCACGTCCTGCGTCTCGTCCAGCCGGGGGACGGTGCGGCTCTCGCGCGCGCGTACACGGCGAATCGAGACCATCTCGCAGCCTGGGAGCCGGTGCGCAGCGATGAGTTCTACACAGCGGCGTGGCAGGAACAGCACGTCGACCAGTGCCTCGCCGATGCCGACTCCGGGCGCGGCTACCGTTTCGTGATCCTCTCCGGCGACGGCGAGATCCGCGGACGCATGAACCTCAACAACGTCGTACGGGGCGCTTTCCGCAGCGCCGACGTGGGCTACTGGGTCGATGCCTCTCGGCTGCGGCGCGGGCTCGGCGGGCACGGTGTCGCCGCACTCGTCCGGTTCGCTGAGCGGGATCTGGCGCTGCATCGGCTGCAGGCGGCCACCCTGCTCGACAACACCGC is a window from the Microbacterium sp. LWO14-1.2 genome containing:
- the gltB gene encoding glutamate synthase large subunit, whose translation is MYNPAFEKDACGLAMVATLRGEAGHDIIALALEALRNLEHRGAIGSDAGTGDGAGILTQMPDAFLRAVTDFELPPVGEYAAGLAFLPRDSSVRREQKAGIEKIARSEGLRVLGWREVPTANEHLGKLADEARPAFEQLFVSAGGASHSDAPLTGIALDRVAYRLRKRAGHELGAYFVTLSARTLGYKGMVTTLQLEPFYPDLQDERFMSELAVVHSRYSTNTFPSWPLAQPLRMLAHNGEINTVGGNRNWMRARQSQLESELLGDVSPLLPICTDGASDSASFDEVLELLTLTGRSLPHAIMMMVPEAYEKQSDISPELRAFYEYHSNQMEPWDGPAALIFTDGTLVGATLDRNGLRPGRWTETTDGLIVIGSETGVLTFEPERIKRRGRLQPGKMFLVDTAQQRIIEDEEIKHDLATMHPWQEWLDAGAVRLADLPEREHIVHPPASITRRQRTFGYTEEEVRVLLTPMGQHGVEPLGAMGSDTPIAVLSKRPRLLFDYFTQQFAQVTNPPLDSIREEVVTSLKLGLGPESNLLSWGPDHTRTVSLDFPVIDNDELAKIRHIDKALPDRSSVTIKGLYHFDVGSNTLEKRLTEMCDEVDEAIASGAEFIILSDRDSNKDLTPIPSLLMVSAVHHHLIRRENRMKVGLIVEAGDVREVHHVATLIGYGASAINPYLAMETVEHLVRTGYITGISPEKAVKNLIYALGKGVLKIMSKMGISTVSSYAGAQVFEAVGLSEEFIDKYFTRTESKLGGIGIEEIFAENQARHDYAYPEDAAARAHERLWSGGEYQWRRDGSPHLFNPETVFKLQHSTRERRYDIFRQYTRLVDDQAAELKTLRGLFALRTGTRKPVPIDEVEPVSAIVKRFSTGAMSYGSISKEAHETLAIAMNRLGGKSNTGEGGEDVDRLMDPERRSAIKQVASGRFGVTSLYLTEADDIQIKLAQGAKPGEGGQLPPQKVYPWVARTRGGTPGVGLISPPPHHDIYSIEDLKQLIFDLKRANPEARIHTKLVSQSGIGAVSAGVAKALSDVILVSGHDGGTGASPMNSLKHAGTPWELGLAETQQTLMLNGMRDRVVVQVDGQLKTGRDVIIGALLGAEEFGFATAPLVVSGCIMMRVCHLDTCPVGVATQNPVLRERFTGKPEFVVNFMEFIAEEVREILAELGFRSLDEIIGRAELLEVDAAVEHWKAEGLDLSPVLEGPAFPASEPRRSRRTQDHELDKHFDVQLIDIAGPALLNGEPVVAELPIANTERAVGTMLGHQVTSRHGADGLPRGTIDVTLHGTAGQSLGAFLPSGIVLRLEGDANDYVGKGLSGGDITIRPPRGSRIAPHENVIAGNVIGYGATAGTMFLSGVVGERFLVRNSGATAVVEGVGDHALEYMTGGVAVILGTTGRNLGAGMSGGVAYIRSLDTGKINAQSLGSGELLLEPLDRADLEVLRSLIAEHVERTASPLGSDILARFDEIAGQFTKVLPRDYAAVRSMREEAVAEGIDPDGDVVWNRILEVTGG
- a CDS encoding glutamate synthase subunit beta, with translation MADPKGFLKVTEREVPARRPVPVRIMDWKEVYEAGDQAVLKRQAGRCMDCGVPFCHQGCPLGNLIPEWNDLTWRGEGRAAIDRLHATNNFPEFTGRLCPAPCESSCVLGINQPAVTIKQIEVSIIDEAFAKGWVEPQPPARLTGKTVAVVGSGPAGLAAAQQLTRAGHTVAVFERDDRIGGLLRYGIPDFKMEKGQLEARLRQMQEEGTRFRAGVEIGKDISWADLRARYDAVVIATGATVPRDLAIPGRDLDGVHFAMEYLVESNHAVAGDKVPEQITAEGKHVIVIGGGDTGADCIGTAHRQGALSVTNLAIGVQPGTERPAHQPWPMMPTIFEVSSAHEEGGERVFLASTVEFLANEVGEVRALRVAETEYVDGRRVPKSGTEREIPADLVLIAMGFTGPEQDGYTDDTRPQLTDRGAFQRDEGYESSIPGVFVAGDAGRGQSLIVWAIAEGRAAAANVDRFLMGETVLPEPVGPHQVAIGLAHA
- the pyk gene encoding pyruvate kinase, with amino-acid sequence MRRAKIVATLGPATSTYETVRALIDAGVDVARLNLSHGDYSVHENNYANVRRAAEDAGRAVAILVDLQGPKIRLGRFEDGPYELAVGDTFKITTEDIIGNREICGTTFKGLPQDVKPGDFLLIDDGKVRVEVVDTDGVTVTTRVVVAGAVSNNKGINLPGVAVNVPALSEKDEDDLRWGLRTGADLIALSFVRNAADVTRVHEIMAEEGVRVPVIAKVEKPQAVDALEEIVDAFDAIMVARGDLGVELPLEAVPIVQKRAVELARRMAKPVIVATQMLESMINSPVPTRAETSDVANAVLDGADAVMLSGETSVGDYPVVVVETMARIIESTEEHGLERIAPLTAKPRTQGGAITLAALEVAEFVDAKFLCVFTQSGDSARRLSRLRSRIPMLAFTPEPDIRRRMALTWGIQSTLVDMVQHTDLMYLQVDDYLLSHGLAEEGDKVVVISGSPPGIVGSTNDIRVHKVGDAVNGAAPIYKEATV
- a CDS encoding alpha/beta hydrolase, encoding MSTARQRVVIGGQALRFETCGPASEQTYVLVHGIGMSHRYFAPLRDALSRSGRVVTVDLPGFGGLPMPRDDLDVPAMGCILAGALRALDLSRVVLVGHSMGVQWALEAARADPTRVEGLVLIGPVVDAAHRSLLAQAAALAVDTVREAPAPNALVFSDYLRCGPRWYLTQARHMTSYDTEAAVVRATQPTLLVRGNRDPVAGEQWVRRLRAAAGDAQLVEIADQPHNVQYSAALAVADAIERFARPLGGLVAPERPVKGRATSTR
- a CDS encoding alpha/beta hydrolase → MVWQVRAALDRTDPRGFTDGSGVPIVILPGVYETWRFMQPMIAALHGRGHPVHVLDAWRHNRRPVADAAEILTRFLEDNAMTDVVLVAHSKGGLAGKTAMTGRAGSRIRGMVAVSTPFRGSRYARWMPVRGLRALAPTHPSILALARHLDVDSRIVSVYPRFDPHIPEGSELVGALRNVRLDTGGHFRVLADPRVIAEIAAMAER
- a CDS encoding alpha/beta fold hydrolase codes for the protein MRDRPSADIWRRTRHRRRGLVIAVLLIMVIGSVLAVDAIRRHIEGEADLVGDRTFYRVPHPLPPGAPGSIVRVEGIDSAPLGSSAWRVIYRTRDLAGSDVAASAVVIVPDAPAPVDGRPVIAWGHPTTGAATQCAPSLDVDPFQLIEGLHEFLLEGYAVVAADYPGLGVPAASSYLLGIPEANSVLDAVRAAHAIDAARIGTDVILWGHSQGGQAVLFAAERADEYAPELTVRGVAVAAPAADLTELMSDDIVNVSGVTIASYAIPAYEDAYSERYDAGELAAILTPGGASATPQMAEMCLLSQNEEIHAIADPLIGRYVTGDPATTEPWKTLLHENSAGSSPIRVPVFVGQGLADELVKPSATDDYVALLCAQDTRVSFHRYSGVNHGLAAYASLPDMLVWLAAVSAGDPPASTCR
- a CDS encoding response regulator, whose translation is MEGVTEQEQPEQPTASAPRRVVVAEDESLIRLDIVEILRDNGFDVVGEAGDGETAVALATELRPDLVIMDVKMPQLDGISAAEKLHKGNIAPVVLLTAFSQKELVERASEAGALAYVVKPFTPNDLLPAIEIALARHEQIITLEAEVADMVERFETRKLVDRAKGLLNEKMGLSEPEAFRWIQKASMDRRLTMQDVAKAIIEQLAPKK
- a CDS encoding GNAT family N-acetyltransferase; protein product: MLRLDADHVLRLVQPGDGAALARAYTANRDHLAAWEPVRSDEFYTAAWQEQHVDQCLADADSGRGYRFVILSGDGEIRGRMNLNNVVRGAFRSADVGYWVDASRLRRGLGGHGVAALVRFAERDLALHRLQAATLLDNTASQHVLTRAGFSVIGMAPQYLHIAGEWRDHRLFQRILP